The sequence AAGGCCACAAAGCCTCTTCAAGAATGTTTAGCATTAAGACTAGATGAAAAAAGAGATGAAACTAGAGCTGCAACACTTCTTCCATCACCTTTGTTTTTGCTCTATGCCAATGCCAATGCATATTCAGATGCTCTTGGTGCTAAAAATGTTTCTGTTGGTTAGTAGCTTAACTATtattctattttgttattatttttttataattattcattgttTGGAACACgaaataaaaaagacattttttaggTATATCTGGAGATGAAGATGAAGCAAGAAGGCTTGAACAACTTTCAAATGTTGAAAATGAATTAGTTGTTTCAAATGATTCAGATTCAGATCAAGAAAATAATGATGAAGATCAAAGAGATTCAAAGAAGAAGCGGCATCACAGGTCATCTAAAGTGTCAAGAGAGGAGAAAGCAGAAGCAAAGAAAAAAGAAGTTCTCAAAAAGCACCCATTAAATGTTCAAGTGACCATTACTAATAATGATGACACTgcattaaatcttattttttcatACATGATACATCTTAAAATTGTTGTGGTGAGATTTACTTTGAATTTTCCAAAACCCATTACTGGAGTGTCTGCTGCTGATGTTTTAAACGGAGATTGTATCTTGAATGAATTATATGTTGGTGACACCGGTAATGACTCACCACATCCAGCAACTGCTTACTTATTGAATGCTGCTGGTATATCAGaaaattttcaacattttatttcagAAGTTGGTAAACCATACATATGGGCTCAGAGAATGTGTGGGTTAGATTTCATGGCAGTATCTGTTGACACTCAAAAACCTAACAAGAATTTTATTCCTTGTCAAAGTCTTAGCGTAGCAAgtgttgaaaattttatttttactttgaagAAAAGACTCAAAGCTaggatttatttaatgaaagaaTTGCAAGATTTAGAATGTGGTAAAGTTCTACCTGCTAAGGGGTTACCATGTCCTGTAAGATTATCTGGTTCTTTGACCCAATGGCAGACTGTAAGTTGGCATGAATATAGTCAAGCTCTTTCAACATCTTTTGTTATATCTGAAGGATTGGTGACTCCTGATAATATGCTATACCGTGCAATTATTACAAGACAGTCTGCGAAACTTGTGGCAATGGTATCTGTAAATAGCGATTACCCAAAACAAACACCTATCTTTTCGTTAACTTTACACTGGAATGGAACACACCATGCTGGCTCATGTGATGACATTAGAGATATTGAACGAGTAATTAATACTGATTGGCAAAATATGGACAAAAGGCAGTGCATTCTTTCCACACAAATGATGAAACTGTTAACATGTTTGGATGTTCTTTTGGAGACTATGGGGTCCTCAGAATTCCCTCCTGATAAAGTAATGTTACAGTCTATCCGAGGACGTAATAGAATGAAGCCATACAAGTACTTAAAACAAGGTACTGGAATTTTTGTACAGTATTAGAAAAACTTGCGTATTTTAAGGCCATAGataatgtgaataaaattgtttattctatcatttatttcttattgcTAAGACTTAAAACATCCCCaatattttactgttaaaaataataatttattaataaaaacaaaacattcatatatattttgacagtctttattcttatttttgtaaaatattgaacATTATTATTGAAGAAAACAAAAAGAACAATCATTATAATTTGGCAATATAATGCAGTTTTAGGGCATAAATACAAACATGAAAattatactgtttattttaaaaaaaatacttaaaaatataatcagtaACTTAACCTAAAAATGCCATATTGTTATTGGTCGATAATAATGAGATCTCTATATCATGTCTGTAATAAGATAATATGTCATAATATTCACTTTACATAACACACTacaaattagtaataataagtgTTGATATAACcatgaaatatttttgcaaatcCATACTACTTCTaacctatttttttacattttcaattgATGATTGGATTTTGATgactaaagattattttttgaaaattattaaacgtGCATTTTATTTCGGCagaaattagttttaatatatattttttgtgtatgaaAGAAAGAAAttcatttatgtaaaattactaCCATTTATTGCGAAAGTAGGAAGAAATGACAAGATAAGAAATGACAATTGTCTACTTACAATTTATCTTAAAGCAGtactataatttttacattcaaattttCTAAGGTTTCTACATGGTATTATTGTTTGCAAGAAATCttcactatatataaa comes from Nymphalis io chromosome 15, ilAglIoxx1.1, whole genome shotgun sequence and encodes:
- the LOC126773892 gene encoding THO complex subunit 5 homolog; the encoded protein is MGKDDVSTKKRRKLNTTSSDNTKQSPTDIYKRVIEFEETEAQLRSAEKDSALFKKICQDVRQLFADIAELKAKGTDEAKEKIAAKRIEASLHLVALKKLNRLEKVRTRAGRDALHKEKQRVDSTHLLLQNLLYEADHLNKEVTKCLQFKSKDEEIELISMEDFYKHAPIEISRPEITKTDEHQLQLARLEWELRQRRELAGACSELVASKERVAAAIAAARSRLDALAPHLKDVLKATKPLQECLALRLDEKRDETRAATLLPSPLFLLYANANAYSDALGAKNVSVGISGDEDEARRLEQLSNVENELVVSNDSDSDQENNDEDQRDSKKKRHHRSSKVSREEKAEAKKKEVLKKHPLNVQVTITNNDDTALNLIFSYMIHLKIVVVRFTLNFPKPITGVSAADVLNGDCILNELYVGDTGNDSPHPATAYLLNAAGISENFQHFISEVGKPYIWAQRMCGLDFMAVSVDTQKPNKNFIPCQSLSVASVENFIFTLKKRLKARIYLMKELQDLECGKVLPAKGLPCPVRLSGSLTQWQTVSWHEYSQALSTSFVISEGLVTPDNMLYRAIITRQSAKLVAMVSVNSDYPKQTPIFSLTLHWNGTHHAGSCDDIRDIERVINTDWQNMDKRQCILSTQMMKLLTCLDVLLETMGSSEFPPDKVMLQSIRGRNRMKPYKYLKQGTGIFVQY